The following proteins are co-located in the Tripterygium wilfordii isolate XIE 37 chromosome 2, ASM1340144v1, whole genome shotgun sequence genome:
- the LOC120005914 gene encoding 17.3 kDa class I heat shock protein-like codes for MSLIPSFFNNRRSSVFDPFSPDVWDPFKDFTFPSTSLSRENSAFVNTRVDWKETPEVHVFKADLPGLKKEEVKVEIEDDRVLQISGEKSVEKEDKNDTWHRVERSSGKFVRRFRLPENAKLEGVKASIENGILTVTVPKEEVKRPDVKAIEISG; via the coding sequence ATGTCTTTGATTCCAAGCTTCTTCAACAATCGACGAAGCAGCGTCTTCGACCCCTTCTCTCCCGACGTTTGGGATCCCTTCAAAGACTTTACTTTCCCTTCCACTTCTCTTTCTCGCGAGAATTCGGCATTCGTAAACACTCGGGTAGACTGGAAGGAGACGCCGGAGGTCCACGTGTTCAAGGCAGACCTGCCGGGGCTGAAGAAAGAGGAAGTAAAGGTGGAGATCGAGGATGACAGAGTGCTTCAGATCAGCGGAGAGAAGAGCGTGGAGAAGGAGGACAAGAACGACACTTGGCACCGTGTGGAGCGCAGCAGTGGCAAGTTTGTGAGGAGGTTTAGGTTGCCGGAGAATGCCAAGTTGGAAGGGGTTAAGGCTTCAATAGAGAACGGTATCCTCACGGTAACAGTGCCTAAAGAGGAAGTGAAGAGACCCGATGTCAAGGCTATTGAAATCTCTGGCTGA
- the LOC119979977 gene encoding copper transporter 1-like, translating to MDGMHDHGMGDMGMGMGMDDMTHMTFFWGKNAEVLFKGWPGHSSGMYALSLIVVFVLAIIVEWLSHCQLIKADTNHVSAGLLKTVMHALRVGVSLVLMLAVMSFNVGVFLAALVGHTVGFLLFGSGIFKKSDTIPHKVSDLPPMSC from the coding sequence atGGATGGAATGCATGATCATGGTATGGGTGATATGGGTATGGGTATGGGTATGGACGACATGACGCACATGACCTTCTTTTGGGGGAAGAATGCAGAGGTACTGTTCAAAGGATGGCCTGGACACAGTTCTGGCATGTACGCACTGTCCTTGATAGTGGTCTTTGTTTTGGCTATTATTGTTGAGTGGCTCTCTCACTGTCAGTTAATCAAGGCCGATACGAACCATGTCTCTGCCGGGTTGCTTAAGACCGTGATGCATGCTTTGAGGGTTGGTGTTTCTCTGGTGTTGATGTTGGCGGTCATGTCTTTCAACGTTGGTGTGTTCTTAGCCGCCCTGGTCGGTCATACTGTGGGGTTCTTGCTCTTTGGGAGTGGGATTTTCAAGAAATCAGACACTATTCCTCATAAAGTTTCTGATCTTCCTCCAATGAGTTGTTGA